Proteins from one Roseovarius nanhaiticus genomic window:
- a CDS encoding orotate phosphoribosyltransferase: MIPSTYPPADEIARLTARMLLEIGAVHFNAETPYIYSSGLPGPTYIDCRKLISYPRIRSTLMDFLAVTVMRNAGFEAFDNVAGGETAGIPFAALMAERMALPMTYVRKKPKGHGRGARIEGTMTEGQRVLLVEDLTTDGGSKIGFVDAIRETGASCAHTAVIFYYGIFPDTVQTLGDHGVTLHHLCTWWDVLAEARAQGTFDDETLREVEAFLKAPRAWQEARA, from the coding sequence ATGATCCCCAGCACATACCCTCCCGCCGATGAGATTGCCCGCCTGACCGCACGCATGCTGCTGGAAATCGGCGCCGTCCACTTCAACGCCGAGACGCCTTATATCTATTCCTCCGGCCTGCCCGGCCCGACCTATATCGACTGCCGCAAGCTGATCTCGTACCCGCGCATCCGCAGCACCTTGATGGACTTTCTGGCCGTCACCGTGATGCGCAACGCCGGCTTTGAGGCGTTCGACAATGTTGCAGGCGGCGAGACGGCGGGCATCCCCTTTGCCGCGCTGATGGCCGAGCGGATGGCCCTGCCGATGACCTATGTGCGCAAGAAGCCGAAGGGCCACGGACGCGGCGCGCGGATCGAGGGCACGATGACCGAGGGGCAGCGCGTGCTTCTGGTCGAGGACCTGACCACCGATGGCGGCTCCAAGATCGGCTTTGTCGATGCGATCCGCGAGACGGGCGCAAGCTGCGCGCATACGGCAGTGATCTTTTATTACGGCATTTTCCCGGACACCGTACAGACGCTGGGGGATCACGGCGTCACGCTGCACCACCTCTGCACATGGTGGGACGTTCTGGCCGAGGCGCGTGCCCAGGGCACGTTCGACGACGAGACGCTGCGCGAGGTCGAGGCGTTTCTCAAGGCGCCCCGTGCCTGGCAAGAGGCGCGCGCCTGA